Proteins found in one Methanospirillum hungatei JF-1 genomic segment:
- a CDS encoding flagellin has translation MRKETAFSGLEAAIVLIAFVVVAAVFSYVMLGAGFFATQKSQEVTYSGMKQATSNLILDGMIYGSYSKGGSGLAQLYFYVKVPEGGETQDLKYVTYLWTKENKAVTTLTSITPTNQQLNPGARVKVTITAPTGYKPIAGQKFVLEIKPKTGASTIVTRTLSDGYNGGVII, from the coding sequence ATGAGAAAAGAAACAGCATTTTCCGGCCTTGAAGCAGCGATTGTGCTTATTGCATTCGTTGTAGTCGCCGCAGTGTTCTCCTATGTGATGCTGGGTGCAGGGTTCTTCGCAACTCAGAAGTCACAAGAAGTAACCTACTCAGGAATGAAACAGGCAACATCAAACCTGATACTTGATGGTATGATCTACGGGTCATATTCTAAAGGTGGCAGTGGGTTAGCGCAACTTTATTTCTATGTGAAGGTTCCCGAAGGCGGAGAGACTCAGGATCTTAAATATGTCACCTATCTCTGGACTAAGGAGAACAAAGCCGTTACAACCTTGACGAGTATAACTCCAACTAATCAACAATTAAACCCTGGTGCTCGTGTTAAGGTAACAATTACTGCACCAACAGGATACAAACCAATTGCAGGACAGAAATTTGTTCTGGAAATTAAACCGAAGACTGGAGCATCAACGATTGTAACAAGAACTTTAAGCGATGGATATAATGGCGGAGTTATTATCTAA